Proteins encoded in a region of the Candidatus Nanosynbacter sp. HMT-352 genome:
- the ruvC gene encoding crossover junction endodeoxyribonuclease RuvC has translation MRIIGIDPGTGILGFGVIDFSRGKFKMVTAGVVTTPAHTPIDERLEDIFDSLTEIIAETNPDVMSIEKLFFARNVTTAISVAEARGVAMLTGRKAGMPIAEYTPLQIKQTLTGYGKADKKQVQEMVRLNLGLKDVPKPDDCADALAAAITHAAMNRV, from the coding sequence ATGAGAATTATCGGGATTGACCCGGGAACGGGGATTTTAGGGTTTGGTGTGATTGATTTTTCTCGTGGCAAGTTCAAGATGGTCACGGCGGGAGTTGTGACGACGCCGGCACATACGCCAATTGACGAAAGGCTTGAAGATATTTTTGATAGCCTAACAGAGATTATTGCCGAAACAAATCCTGATGTTATGTCGATTGAAAAGCTATTTTTTGCGCGCAATGTTACGACGGCGATTTCCGTGGCGGAAGCGCGCGGCGTGGCAATGTTGACTGGGCGAAAAGCTGGAATGCCGATTGCTGAATATACGCCGTTGCAAATAAAACAAACTTTGACCGGCTATGGAAAGGCCGATAAAAAGCAGGTCCAGGAAATGGTGCGCCTTAATTTGGGTCTGAAAGATGTTCCGAAGCCGGATGATTGTGCGGATGCTTTGGCTGCGGCAATTACACACGCGGCGATGAATCGGGTATAA
- a CDS encoding YebC/PmpR family DNA-binding transcriptional regulator, whose translation MSGHSKWATTHRQKAIVDAKRGAIFTKLGNQIAIAARGGTDPALNSSLAMAIEKAKAANMPSANIQRAIDRVADKSAAALEEIAYEGYGPGGVGVIIETATDNRNRTLPEVKTALVKNGGRIADAGSVMFQFTRKGVITIEGSGEDLLLAVLDAGAEDAVEEDGEIIVYTELKDLASVRNKLAEQGLKVKDAELRYIANTPIEIADMETAQKLMKMIDALDDLDDVVNVHTNADITAE comes from the coding sequence ATGTCAGGACACAGTAAATGGGCCACAACTCACCGACAAAAAGCGATTGTTGACGCTAAGCGCGGCGCGATTTTTACGAAATTGGGCAATCAAATTGCTATTGCAGCACGTGGCGGCACAGACCCAGCGCTGAACTCGAGTTTGGCGATGGCAATTGAAAAAGCTAAGGCTGCGAACATGCCTAGTGCAAACATTCAGCGAGCAATTGACCGAGTTGCAGATAAGAGTGCGGCGGCTTTGGAGGAAATTGCTTACGAAGGTTATGGTCCTGGCGGCGTGGGTGTTATTATTGAAACGGCGACAGATAATCGTAATCGAACATTGCCAGAAGTAAAAACTGCGCTGGTTAAAAATGGCGGGCGAATTGCTGATGCTGGTAGTGTGATGTTCCAATTTACGCGCAAAGGTGTCATTACTATCGAAGGCAGCGGGGAAGATTTGTTGCTGGCAGTTTTGGACGCTGGCGCCGAAGATGCTGTCGAGGAAGATGGCGAGATTATCGTGTATACGGAGTTGAAAGATTTGGCGAGCGTACGGAATAAATTGGCTGAACAAGGCTTGAAGGTTAAAGATGCGGAACTGCGATACATTGCCAACACGCCGATAGAAATTGCCGATATGGAAACTGCACAGAAATTGATGAAAATGATTGATGCGCTGGACGATTTGGATGATGTTGTGAATGTTCATACGAACGCGGATATCACAGCGGAATAA
- the ruvA gene encoding Holliday junction branch migration protein RuvA, producing the protein MIAHVFGKVAEKFNGSLVIDVHGVGYEVSVATNDFDAVILDQEVKFYTYHHVREQSEELFGFSSLAAKKLFEMLITVQGVGPKAALAILSLGDAEQVRNAIANADSGFVQKATGVGKKTAERVVVDLSDKVGLPTRYGQTETPLQTELNTSDEALEALMALGYTLADATKALENVDVNLPTSQRVTEALKK; encoded by the coding sequence ATGATTGCACATGTTTTTGGAAAAGTTGCTGAGAAGTTTAATGGCTCGCTGGTTATTGATGTTCATGGTGTTGGATATGAAGTTAGTGTGGCGACTAATGATTTTGATGCGGTGATATTAGATCAAGAAGTAAAATTTTACACTTATCATCACGTGCGCGAACAGTCGGAGGAATTGTTTGGGTTTTCTAGCCTGGCGGCGAAAAAACTGTTTGAAATGCTAATCACGGTTCAGGGGGTTGGTCCGAAGGCGGCGCTGGCTATCTTGAGCTTGGGTGATGCCGAGCAAGTGCGTAACGCTATTGCTAATGCTGACAGCGGATTTGTACAAAAGGCCACTGGCGTTGGCAAAAAAACTGCCGAGCGAGTAGTGGTAGATTTGAGCGATAAAGTTGGTTTACCGACTCGTTACGGACAAACGGAAACTCCGCTACAGACTGAATTAAACACTTCTGATGAGGCCTTGGAAGCGTTGATGGCTTTGGGTTATACGCTGGCAGATGCAACTAAGGCACTCGAAAATGTCGATGTCAATTTGCCGACATCTCAGCGAGTAACTGAGGCGCTGAAGAAATAG
- a CDS encoding lamin tail domain-containing protein: MKYLRNTLLMILAVALIMPSPLVLAEGASGATQESKVDDAQTADNSLKSTEEVKNPVVDKEQIDSNSSSQSSENPETPTENSSTNSPSENLATNESLKSEPNPESDPPKIDNPDGRTEENAPILISKISQDKKYVEIYNPTNQNVNLAGWKIEYYAGSGTKTVGKIFKDEVILANGFLVLSNNKALADTIKFDANLRLSQGDGSVVLFRSDGSVADTVGWGNNSKSAGSPIKGGVKIVWRCFIDGNIIDSKNNSTDFLSSKGSDSQEIVPYL, from the coding sequence ATGAAGTATTTGCGCAACACACTACTTATGATACTAGCCGTGGCACTAATAATGCCGTCGCCGTTGGTTTTGGCGGAAGGCGCTTCAGGTGCTACTCAAGAGTCGAAAGTTGATGACGCTCAGACTGCTGATAATAGTCTTAAATCGACTGAGGAAGTGAAAAATCCAGTTGTTGATAAGGAACAGATCGATAGCAATTCATCTTCCCAATCAAGTGAAAATCCCGAGACTCCAACGGAGAATTCGTCTACAAATAGTCCGAGTGAAAATCTTGCCACCAATGAGTCTTTAAAATCCGAGCCAAACCCCGAATCTGATCCGCCAAAAATAGATAATCCAGATGGAAGAACAGAAGAAAATGCTCCGATATTAATTTCAAAGATTAGTCAGGATAAAAAATATGTTGAGATTTATAATCCGACGAATCAGAATGTTAATTTGGCTGGTTGGAAAATAGAGTATTACGCTGGATCTGGAACTAAAACCGTTGGAAAAATTTTCAAGGATGAAGTAATTTTGGCGAACGGATTTTTGGTGTTGTCGAATAATAAAGCGCTTGCTGACACTATAAAGTTTGATGCTAATCTACGTTTATCTCAGGGAGATGGATCTGTTGTGTTGTTTCGTTCGGACGGGTCAGTCGCAGATACTGTTGGCTGGGGGAATAATTCAAAGTCTGCAGGCTCGCCAATTAAAGGCGGTGTGAAAATTGTTTGGCGCTGTTTTATTGATGGAAATATTATTGATTCGAAAAATAATTCCACTGATTTTTTGTCGAGTAAAGGTTCTGATAGTCAGGAAATTGTGCCGTATTTATGA
- a CDS encoding DUF192 domain-containing protein yields MDESRRSTVTQTVIKWIFICGMLTVIGGAIFYAFRTVSPKTEMIYLNKTMLRAEIANDEESQRKGLSGRLGIDENYAMLFVFDYNDHHKMWMKDMKFSVDMIWINDKKRVVYVKHSVKPDAEPYEKYAPPVPAKYVLEVKAGVAKRASATVGSLVKFDLEEDK; encoded by the coding sequence ATGGACGAGTCTCGTCGCTCGACAGTAACTCAGACTGTCATCAAATGGATATTTATCTGCGGTATGCTGACGGTTATTGGTGGGGCAATTTTTTATGCTTTTCGAACGGTTTCGCCAAAAACGGAAATGATATACTTGAATAAGACGATGCTTCGGGCGGAAATTGCTAATGACGAAGAATCACAGCGGAAAGGTTTGTCCGGGAGGCTGGGAATTGATGAGAATTATGCCATGCTGTTTGTATTTGACTATAACGATCATCATAAAATGTGGATGAAAGATATGAAGTTTTCAGTTGACATGATTTGGATTAATGATAAAAAGCGCGTCGTCTATGTAAAACATAGCGTCAAACCAGACGCTGAGCCGTATGAAAAATATGCTCCACCGGTTCCCGCAAAGTACGTACTGGAGGTGAAGGCAGGAGTTGCTAAACGTGCGAGCGCCACGGTTGGGTCACTGGTAAAATTTGATTTAGAGGAGGATAAATGA
- a CDS encoding ATP-dependent zinc protease family protein, protein MKEKTVIGSTEFVDFGERAQKVPAKIDTGADSSAVWASNISIDKDGVLKFSLFGEGSPYYNGKIFKRTDYSVARVRSSSGHEQIRYRTHFWVKISGRKIKMLMNLSDRSKNEFPVLIGRRSISGKFLVDVSRKNVRRKKPSVTTSLNEEIKLNPYEFYKKYHQKGEEK, encoded by the coding sequence ATGAAAGAGAAAACCGTTATTGGGTCAACTGAGTTTGTAGATTTTGGCGAGCGAGCACAAAAAGTTCCAGCTAAAATTGATACGGGGGCTGATTCAAGTGCAGTTTGGGCGAGTAATATTAGCATTGATAAAGATGGAGTGTTGAAATTTTCTCTGTTTGGCGAAGGTTCGCCGTATTATAACGGTAAGATATTTAAGAGAACTGATTATTCGGTGGCGAGGGTGCGTAGTTCGTCTGGGCATGAGCAGATTCGTTACCGGACACATTTTTGGGTAAAAATTAGTGGGCGAAAAATTAAAATGTTGATGAATTTGTCTGATCGGTCGAAGAATGAATTCCCTGTGTTAATCGGAAGACGGTCGATTTCTGGAAAATTCCTAGTGGACGTATCAAGAAAAAATGTTCGCAGGAAAAAACCGTCCGTAACTACTAGTCTTAATGAAGAAATAAAATTGAATCCATACGAATTTTATAAAAAATATCATCAGAAAGGTGAAGAAAAATAA
- the dnaK gene encoding molecular chaperone DnaK: MGKIIGIDLGTTNSAFAYMLAGKPEVISNAEGNRTTPSVVAVNKKGERLVGQVAQRQRVTNPKNTIYGVKRLIGRKFDDKEVQKDLDIMPYKIVKKGTGVAVEMGDKEYTPEEVSAMILSKIKADAEAFLGEKVTEAVITVPAYFDDSQRQATKDAGKIAGLEVKRIINEPTAAALAYGLEKGKNDETIVVFDLGGGTFDVSVLELGDGVFEVKATNGDTHLGGEDFDNAIVNYFLDDFKSKEGIDLRKDNAAMQRLKDEAEKAKKELSTVTEYEVNIPFITADADGPKHFEMSLSRAKLEDLVKDLLDRLDGPVEKALKDAKLSKSDINNVVMVGGMTRMPAVVERVKNFFGKDPMQGVNPDEVVAVGAAIQGGVLAGDVKDVLLLDVTPLSLGIETMGGVSTKLIDRNTTIPTSKSEVFSTAADNQPQVEIHVLQGEREFANDNKSLGRFVLDGIAPAPRGVPQIEVTFNIDANGILNVTAKDKGTGKEQSITIQNSGNMSKEDIEKAQKEAELHADEDKKKRETVDTKNQLENAIYQAKKMPDEFKDKISDNDKQAIEKAVEEAEKHKDSEDKDELDAAIKALNDAIMPIGAKMYRQSTDDKKADEAGDEKSDKDEPVEGEIVDEK; encoded by the coding sequence ATGGGTAAAATTATTGGTATTGACCTCGGTACAACCAACAGCGCATTTGCGTATATGTTAGCTGGAAAACCAGAGGTAATTTCTAATGCCGAAGGTAATCGTACTACACCATCTGTAGTTGCGGTTAATAAAAAGGGCGAACGACTCGTCGGTCAAGTTGCTCAGCGTCAGCGTGTAACAAACCCAAAAAACACGATTTACGGCGTTAAGCGTTTGATTGGTCGTAAGTTTGATGACAAGGAAGTGCAAAAAGACTTGGATATCATGCCGTACAAGATTGTTAAAAAAGGTACTGGCGTGGCAGTCGAAATGGGCGATAAGGAATACACGCCAGAAGAAGTTTCAGCAATGATTCTTAGTAAGATCAAGGCTGACGCCGAAGCTTTCTTGGGTGAAAAGGTGACAGAGGCAGTGATTACGGTGCCAGCGTACTTTGACGATTCACAGCGCCAAGCAACTAAGGACGCTGGTAAAATTGCTGGATTGGAAGTTAAACGTATTATCAACGAACCAACAGCTGCAGCTTTGGCGTACGGTCTGGAAAAGGGTAAGAATGACGAAACTATCGTAGTATTCGACCTTGGTGGCGGTACGTTTGACGTGTCGGTGTTGGAACTAGGCGACGGCGTGTTTGAGGTTAAGGCAACCAATGGTGATACACACCTTGGTGGTGAAGATTTCGACAACGCTATTGTCAATTACTTCTTGGATGACTTCAAGTCGAAGGAGGGAATTGATCTTCGTAAAGATAATGCGGCGATGCAGCGCTTGAAGGATGAGGCTGAAAAGGCGAAGAAAGAATTGTCGACGGTTACTGAATATGAAGTCAACATTCCATTTATCACTGCTGATGCTGATGGTCCAAAGCACTTTGAGATGAGCTTGAGTCGCGCTAAGTTGGAAGATTTGGTTAAGGATCTATTGGATCGCTTGGATGGCCCAGTAGAAAAGGCTTTGAAGGATGCCAAACTTTCTAAGTCCGACATTAACAATGTAGTTATGGTTGGCGGAATGACTCGTATGCCAGCTGTGGTTGAGCGTGTGAAGAATTTCTTTGGAAAAGATCCGATGCAAGGCGTGAACCCAGATGAGGTTGTAGCTGTTGGTGCTGCAATTCAAGGTGGTGTCTTGGCTGGTGATGTTAAGGATGTGTTACTTCTGGATGTGACTCCGCTTTCTCTTGGAATTGAGACGATGGGCGGTGTATCGACTAAGTTGATTGATCGAAACACTACAATTCCAACAAGCAAGAGTGAAGTTTTCTCAACAGCTGCTGATAACCAGCCTCAGGTGGAAATTCACGTTCTTCAGGGTGAGCGTGAGTTTGCTAATGACAATAAGAGTTTGGGTCGTTTTGTGCTTGACGGTATTGCGCCAGCGCCACGCGGCGTGCCTCAAATTGAAGTGACCTTTAATATTGACGCCAACGGTATTCTTAACGTTACAGCCAAAGACAAGGGAACAGGCAAAGAGCAATCAATCACTATCCAAAACTCTGGCAATATGAGCAAGGAAGATATTGAGAAGGCGCAAAAAGAAGCCGAACTTCACGCGGACGAAGACAAGAAAAAACGCGAAACTGTCGATACGAAGAATCAGCTTGAAAACGCTATTTATCAGGCAAAGAAAATGCCAGACGAATTCAAAGATAAGATTTCTGACAATGATAAGCAAGCGATTGAAAAAGCTGTCGAAGAGGCTGAAAAGCACAAAGATTCTGAAGATAAGGATGAATTGGACGCTGCAATTAAAGCCTTGAATGACGCGATTATGCCAATTGGGGCTAAGATGTATCGACAATCAACTGATGATAAAAAAGCTGACGAAGCTGGCGACGAAAAGTCTGATAAAGACGAGCCAGTCGAAGGTGAAATTGTCGACGAGAAATAA
- the ruvB gene encoding Holliday junction branch migration DNA helicase RuvB: MAIERIVDTSSHDDDSEEQRIEVSLRPQSFAEYVGQERLKRNLRLAIDAAKKRGEPLDHVLLYGPPGLGKTTMATVIANEMGTNLRITSGPAIEKAGDLASILTNLSDGDILFIDEIHRLGRSVEEILYSAMEDFKLDIVIGKGPAARSIRLDLPRFTVIGATTRTGSLAAPLRDRFGHIYRLEFYTPEDIAKIVTRSAKILESSIRSEAADLLSTRARLTPRIANRLLKRVRDYADVNGDGIIDVKTTTNALEMLEVDELGLDPADRNLLQSILENYGDNPVGLTTIAALTGDEATTIEDFYEPYLLQIGFIERTPRGRRVTIKAKRHLGK; this comes from the coding sequence ATGGCAATTGAAAGAATAGTTGATACAAGTTCGCATGATGATGATTCTGAAGAGCAGCGAATTGAGGTAAGTCTGCGTCCGCAGAGTTTTGCTGAGTATGTCGGCCAGGAAAGATTAAAACGTAATTTGCGCTTGGCGATTGATGCTGCTAAAAAGCGCGGCGAGCCGTTGGATCACGTATTATTATATGGTCCGCCTGGGCTTGGTAAAACAACTATGGCGACGGTGATTGCTAATGAAATGGGCACGAATCTGCGGATTACTAGTGGTCCAGCTATTGAAAAAGCAGGCGATTTGGCGTCGATTTTAACTAATTTGTCGGACGGTGATATTCTGTTTATCGATGAAATTCATCGGTTGGGTCGGTCTGTGGAAGAGATTTTATATTCCGCAATGGAAGATTTTAAGCTGGATATTGTGATTGGAAAAGGTCCGGCAGCACGATCAATTCGATTAGATTTGCCGCGATTTACGGTGATTGGCGCGACGACGCGAACCGGAAGTTTGGCAGCACCTTTGCGTGATAGGTTTGGGCATATTTACCGCTTGGAATTTTACACGCCAGAGGATATTGCGAAAATTGTGACGCGTAGTGCGAAGATTTTGGAATCGTCAATTCGAAGTGAAGCGGCGGATTTATTGTCGACGCGGGCGCGCTTGACGCCGCGTATTGCCAATAGGCTTCTTAAGCGAGTTCGTGACTACGCTGATGTTAATGGTGATGGAATAATTGATGTAAAAACTACAACCAACGCTTTGGAAATGCTGGAAGTGGACGAGTTGGGCTTGGATCCGGCTGATCGTAATTTATTACAATCGATTCTGGAAAATTATGGCGATAATCCTGTTGGTCTAACAACAATTGCGGCGCTGACTGGCGACGAAGCGACGACAATTGAGGATTTTTATGAACCATATTTGCTACAAATTGGTTTTATTGAGCGCACACCGCGTGGTCGTCGAGTGACGATTAAGGCAAAGCGACATTTGGGAAAATAG
- a CDS encoding nucleotide exchange factor GrpE: MTKNKKAEDLEKEVAELTSDLQRTRADFENYRKRVEAEKQSAHEMGQTKSVMKLLPVIDTIERAVANVPEELQDNAWVKGVAGLSKQLDKQLKEIGLEKIDAKPGTLFNPEFHQAVQFDESTDGDKEVIAEELRAGYTLNGSVIRDAMVKVTRQ, from the coding sequence ATGACGAAGAATAAAAAAGCTGAAGATTTAGAGAAAGAAGTTGCTGAGCTGACGTCGGATTTGCAGCGAACTCGAGCGGATTTTGAGAATTATCGTAAGCGCGTGGAGGCGGAAAAACAATCAGCGCATGAGATGGGTCAAACTAAGTCGGTGATGAAATTGTTGCCAGTCATTGATACGATTGAGCGAGCTGTCGCCAACGTCCCAGAGGAACTTCAAGATAATGCGTGGGTTAAGGGTGTGGCTGGTCTGAGCAAGCAGCTTGACAAGCAATTGAAGGAGATTGGTTTGGAGAAAATTGACGCTAAACCCGGAACTCTGTTTAATCCGGAATTTCATCAGGCTGTTCAATTTGACGAATCGACGGATGGCGATAAGGAAGTTATTGCCGAGGAGCTTCGCGCCGGCTATACTTTGAACGGATCAGTTATTCGCGACGCAATGGTAAAAGTCACTCGTCAGTAA
- a CDS encoding RimK family alpha-L-glutamate ligase — translation MRIAILSNGNINYSTLRLKEEAEKRGHQVKVIKYKNCYVSIDEKHPTVIYKGKEIGEFDVVIPRIASHMTKYGTAVLRQLEMMYPKAFFMNRSIAITRARDKLRSTQLLVKAGVSIPKTVFSRNATDIDSLIEEIGGMPVIIKLARGTHGNGVVLAETKKAAKSVLQAFYLTNSDGTNVLLQEFIRESAGVDIRAFVVGSQVVASMKRQSLDDDFRSNLHKGGEGASVKLTDAERKMCVKAAKAMGLTVAGVDFMRSSRGALVLEVNASPGFGIEKITRRNVAGKIIEYIERNAKRGNKKDKIGA, via the coding sequence ATGCGAATTGCAATCTTATCCAACGGCAACATTAATTATTCGACGCTTCGCCTGAAAGAAGAGGCTGAAAAACGCGGTCATCAAGTTAAAGTTATTAAGTATAAAAACTGTTACGTTTCAATTGACGAAAAGCACCCGACGGTCATTTACAAGGGTAAGGAGATTGGTGAATTTGACGTGGTGATTCCGCGAATCGCAAGCCATATGACAAAGTACGGAACAGCGGTTTTGCGTCAATTGGAGATGATGTACCCGAAGGCGTTTTTTATGAATCGCTCGATTGCAATTACTAGGGCGCGGGATAAATTGCGCTCAACACAGTTATTAGTTAAAGCGGGAGTGTCAATTCCGAAGACGGTCTTTTCCCGAAACGCAACTGACATTGATTCGCTCATTGAAGAGATTGGTGGTATGCCGGTGATTATTAAGTTGGCGCGTGGTACACACGGAAATGGCGTGGTTTTGGCGGAAACTAAAAAGGCTGCCAAGTCGGTTCTTCAGGCGTTCTATTTGACCAACTCGGACGGCACGAACGTGCTACTTCAGGAGTTTATTAGAGAGTCGGCTGGTGTCGATATTCGAGCTTTTGTGGTTGGTAGTCAAGTGGTAGCTAGTATGAAGCGGCAGAGTCTGGATGATGATTTTCGTAGTAATTTACACAAAGGTGGCGAAGGTGCTAGCGTTAAGTTAACGGACGCCGAGCGTAAAATGTGTGTGAAAGCTGCTAAGGCAATGGGATTGACAGTTGCTGGAGTCGACTTCATGAGATCAAGCCGTGGCGCTTTGGTGCTGGAAGTTAATGCTAGTCCAGGATTTGGAATTGAGAAAATTACTCGCCGAAATGTGGCTGGAAAGATAATTGAGTATATTGAGCGAAACGCCAAGCGTGGTAATAAAAAAGATAAAATCGGCGCTTAG
- a CDS encoding ComEC/Rec2 family competence protein — protein MNSWLFNKLHISWLVAVWCLGLTIGVISIHYIPRSFTVTPLFLLVGLVIFVIVAIWRWRFFAILAIISGVLIGLWRGEIGRKGVEVYDSLIGKVAIIQGQVLEDPDLDKNSQTVLRLGNLQMNNEKLPGQIWVTTPDKNSIKRSDIVRVKGKMTAGFGAFSASVYRAKIISAERPVPGDVAVGVRDWFAGRVRTHVPESESALGLGFLLGLRRAMPAELSDNLKIAGLTHIVVASGYNLTILVRLARRLFAKRSKYLAMLSAAVMIIGFMAVTGLSPSMSRAGLVAGLSLAAWYYGRTIHPLILLPVSAAITLLINPQFGWGDLGWQLSFASFAGVIMLAPLLHSYFFGNKEPGTFRQILIETLSAQIMTLPLLMMSFGVISNVALIANMLILPFVPLAMLLTFMSGVLVFVPMIGVLIAIPTTWLLGYMIQVTNWTAGFEWAQMEVSINLWQCAALYVALILAMIWMKKQTKLDLAKINIVE, from the coding sequence ATGAATAGTTGGCTATTTAATAAGTTGCATATTTCTTGGTTAGTGGCGGTGTGGTGCCTCGGTCTGACAATTGGCGTAATTTCCATCCATTACATACCGCGGTCGTTTACGGTGACCCCGTTATTTTTATTGGTCGGGCTGGTTATTTTTGTAATCGTGGCAATTTGGCGCTGGCGATTTTTTGCGATTTTAGCAATTATTTCTGGAGTTTTGATTGGTCTTTGGCGCGGTGAAATCGGCAGAAAAGGCGTGGAGGTTTATGATTCGCTAATCGGAAAAGTTGCAATTATCCAAGGTCAAGTTTTGGAGGATCCTGATCTCGATAAAAATAGTCAAACGGTTCTTAGATTGGGCAATTTGCAGATGAATAATGAAAAATTGCCGGGACAAATTTGGGTGACGACGCCAGATAAAAACTCAATTAAGCGCAGTGATATTGTGAGAGTTAAGGGTAAAATGACGGCGGGATTTGGGGCTTTTTCAGCAAGCGTATATCGGGCGAAAATTATTAGTGCCGAAAGACCAGTTCCGGGTGATGTGGCGGTGGGAGTTCGTGATTGGTTTGCAGGGCGAGTTCGCACTCACGTTCCAGAGTCTGAATCTGCGCTAGGGTTGGGATTTTTATTGGGATTGCGACGTGCTATGCCAGCTGAATTAAGTGACAATTTGAAAATTGCTGGACTAACGCATATCGTGGTAGCGAGCGGCTATAATTTAACAATTTTAGTTCGTTTAGCGCGACGATTATTCGCTAAGCGATCAAAATATTTAGCAATGCTCAGCGCGGCTGTTATGATAATTGGTTTTATGGCAGTGACCGGATTAAGTCCTAGTATGTCGAGGGCTGGCTTGGTGGCGGGACTGAGTCTGGCGGCGTGGTATTACGGCCGGACAATTCATCCACTGATTCTGCTTCCTGTGTCGGCAGCAATCACGCTATTGATAAATCCGCAATTCGGTTGGGGCGATTTGGGGTGGCAATTAAGTTTTGCTTCTTTCGCGGGTGTAATTATGTTGGCGCCGCTTTTGCATTCTTACTTTTTTGGCAATAAAGAGCCGGGCACGTTTCGACAAATTTTAATTGAAACTTTGTCAGCGCAAATTATGACATTGCCGCTACTTATGATGAGTTTTGGTGTTATTAGCAATGTGGCGTTAATTGCGAATATGCTGATTTTGCCGTTTGTGCCGCTAGCGATGCTGCTGACGTTTATGTCGGGTGTACTGGTTTTTGTGCCGATGATTGGCGTTTTGATTGCAATTCCGACAACGTGGCTACTTGGCTATATGATTCAAGTCACCAATTGGACGGCTGGATTTGAATGGGCTCAAATGGAGGTTAGTATCAATTTGTGGCAGTGTGCGGCTTTATATGTGGCGCTAATTTTGGCAATGATTTGGATGAAAAAGCAAACTAAATTGGACCTCGCTAAGATAAATATTGTGGAGTAG
- the dnaJ gene encoding molecular chaperone DnaJ, translated as MSKRDYYEILGVPKTASEDEIKKAFRKLAIKYHPDKQGGDEAKFKEINEAYEVLKDKQKRQRYDQFGHAGVGGSSGGGFSGNPFEGFGGFGGQNVHFDFGDGGLGDIFSQFFGGAAGGSGNGRSRGRDVETSVTLSFEDAVFGVEKKISLMLDVECEHCHGDGAEPGFGMKTCPTCKGAGQQTRTMNSLFGQIQQAVVCETCHGKGKVPEKECSVCRGKGTTRQNQDITIKIPAGIDDGATIRLRDRGEAVAGGSRGDLYVHIRVKAHKKFTREGNIILSEEHISMVDAALGTEIDVETVDGVITMKIPAGTQSGTDFKLSGHGVPHLHSESRGPHIVGVIVDTPTKLTKKQKELLEQFRGAKKRGLFS; from the coding sequence ATGAGCAAGCGTGATTATTATGAAATATTGGGCGTTCCAAAGACCGCTTCTGAAGATGAGATAAAAAAGGCTTTTCGTAAATTAGCAATTAAATATCATCCTGACAAACAGGGTGGCGACGAGGCTAAATTTAAGGAAATTAATGAAGCCTATGAGGTTCTGAAAGACAAACAGAAGCGACAGCGTTATGATCAATTTGGTCATGCTGGCGTTGGTGGCTCTTCTGGTGGCGGATTTTCTGGCAATCCGTTTGAAGGATTTGGTGGATTCGGCGGTCAAAACGTTCACTTTGATTTTGGTGACGGTGGACTAGGTGATATTTTTAGCCAATTCTTCGGTGGTGCAGCTGGCGGTTCTGGAAATGGTCGTTCGCGTGGGCGTGATGTTGAAACTAGTGTAACATTAAGTTTTGAGGACGCGGTATTTGGTGTAGAAAAGAAAATTAGTTTAATGTTGGATGTTGAATGTGAGCATTGTCATGGCGATGGTGCCGAGCCAGGGTTTGGTATGAAAACGTGCCCAACTTGTAAGGGAGCGGGTCAGCAAACTCGAACGATGAATTCGCTGTTTGGGCAAATTCAGCAAGCGGTTGTTTGTGAAACTTGTCACGGTAAGGGAAAAGTTCCTGAAAAAGAATGTTCAGTTTGTCGAGGAAAAGGCACGACCCGACAGAATCAGGATATCACTATTAAAATTCCGGCAGGGATTGATGATGGCGCGACAATTCGTCTGCGAGATCGTGGCGAAGCAGTTGCTGGTGGTAGTAGAGGTGATTTGTATGTCCACATTCGCGTTAAGGCGCATAAAAAATTCACTCGTGAAGGTAATATTATTCTTAGCGAAGAGCATATTTCTATGGTTGATGCAGCACTGGGAACGGAGATTGATGTGGAGACTGTGGATGGCGTGATAACGATGAAAATCCCAGCAGGCACTCAGAGTGGCACCGACTTCAAGTTGTCGGGTCATGGCGTGCCGCACTTACATAGTGAATCTCGTGGTCCGCATATTGTGGGTGTTATTGTTGATACGCCAACCAAATTGACCAAAAAGCAGAAGGAGCTTTTGGAGCAGTTTAGGGGCGCGAAAAAACGAGGACTGTTTTCGTAG